A part of Chlamydia ibidis 10-1398/6 genomic DNA contains:
- a CDS encoding CesT family type III secretion system chaperone: MLEKLIKNFATYMGITSTLEFDADGAYVLPISDLVKIRVQQNADNEIILGAFLGELPPSTDTAKVYLQMMVANLFGRETGGSALGLNSEGHVVMMRRIPCDISQEDFARCIESFVNFSETWLEDLGLDQSKQRQ; this comes from the coding sequence ATGTTGGAAAAATTGATCAAAAATTTTGCCACGTATATGGGTATAACGTCAACTCTCGAGTTTGATGCTGACGGAGCCTATGTTTTGCCGATTAGTGACCTTGTAAAGATACGCGTTCAACAAAACGCGGATAATGAAATCATATTGGGAGCTTTTTTGGGAGAACTTCCTCCTTCGACCGATACGGCAAAAGTATACTTACAAATGATGGTAGCAAACTTGTTTGGAAGAGAAACAGGAGGTAGTGCCTTGGGATTAAATTCTGAAGGCCATGTTGTTATGATGCGAAGGATTCCTTGTGATATTTCCCAAGAGGATTTTGCCCGTTGTATTGAGAGTTTTGTAAATTTCTCTGAAACCTGGCTAGAAGATTTGGGATTGGATCAATCAAAACAAAGGCAATAG